The following are encoded together in the Panicum virgatum strain AP13 chromosome 6K, P.virgatum_v5, whole genome shotgun sequence genome:
- the LOC120711343 gene encoding (E)-beta-caryophyllene synthase-like produces the protein MVEMHFWTLGALYEPYYSYPRTIVTKFTLLASLLDDFYDNYCCTTEESTIFTTAIERWDERTTEEFPAHLKPLLISILDTTNKIEEELKLQKNRHAEVVKKLVICTAKFYHAEVNWRDEYYVPTTVDEHLQKSLRSSVCMQIIIAVLISLRYGTTTREEDVNWAFSFPKLMRGVSAVGRVGNDIMSHEREQASEHVVSTVQTCMKQYGVTAEQANEKLKVVIEEAWMDIVEEYLNQKRPMEFLEKSVDVARTMDFFYKRDDAYTLSLSIKDTITSMYVNPCDL, from the exons ATGGTGGAGATGCATTTTTGGACTCTCGGAGCACTTTATGAACCCTATTACTCGTATCCGCGGACAATTGTGACAAAGTTCACCCTGTTAGCATCATTGCTTGATGACTTTTATGACAACTATTGTTGCACCACAGAGGAAAGTACTATCTTCACCACAGCCATAGAAAG GTGGGATGAACGAACCACAGAGGAGTTCCCAGCACATTTGAAGCCACTCCTCATCAGCATACTTGACACTACAAACAAGATTGAGGAGGAGTTAAAACTTCAGAAAAACAGGCATGCTGAAGTTGTCAAAAAACTA GTGATCTGCACTGCCAAATTCTACCATGCTGAGGTGAATTGGCGCGATGAATACTATGTACCAACTACTGTTGATGAGCACCTCCAAAAATCCCTGCGCAGCAGTGTCTGTATGCAAATAATAATCGCTGTGCTCATTTCACTAAGATATGGGACTACTACTAGGGAGGAGGATGTTAATTGGGCATTCAGCTTTCCCAAACTTATGAGAGGTGTTTCTGCTGTGGGGCGCGTTGGAAATGACATCATGTCACATGAG CGGGAACAAGCTTCGGAACACGTGGTATCCACGGTGCAAACTTGCATGAAGCAATATGGAGTAACAGCAGAGCAAGCCAACGAAAAGCTTAAAGTTGTAATTGAAGAAGCATGGATGGACATCGTCGAGGAATACCTCAACCAGAAGCGACCCATGGAGTTTCTCGAGAAGTCAGTTGATGTTGCACGAACAATGGATTTCTTTTACAAGCGTGATGATGCGTACACCTTGTCTCTCAGCATCAAGGACACTATAACTTCGATGTACGTGAATCCATGTGACCTTTAG